The region agtttattgcGTTTATAGTATCCTCAGCgactgagattctttcttctacctcttgtattctgttggttatacttgtctctgtagttcctgttcttttacccagatttttcatatccagccattccttggtttgtgttttctttattacctccatttcggtcttcaagtcttgaactgtttcctttacctgtttgattgcttttcttggttttcttgggtatctttgaggaattcattaatttttgtaactttttgtcttctcttctgtttatttaagggagtttttcacttcctgtttaatcatctccatcatttttataaggttatgtttaaagtcgatttcttctacttctgggttaggatgttcaagtcttcctgttgcttcttcgctggattctggtgttatcatgttgcttttcaggatgttggaggaattcttgcattggcgcctgcccatcttttccttcaaatgcagccaggagagtcttggtgtcttggtccaatctttgctgtggctgactgtaTACTCTCTGGATCCCCTCAGCATGGGAGCAGGGCCTCTTGCCGGGCTCCAAGGACCTAGCAGATAAAAAGGCAGACATGGGAGGCAGGGTGGGAGGGTACAAAGAAGCCCCAACAGCAGGAACACTCCCTGTTGGCTCCCCCACACCCTTTAGCACCAAAGTTGGCTGAGTTGATGgatccaaggaccttgcagatgaAAGGGAGTGCTTGGGGGCAAGGTGGAATGGGGTAAAgctatccaatgtctttctgctgctgttgtccctttctcgtTAGCATTCTcataaggttaataaagcattatgtaatctatttctggggatattttccacccctttctgtttgtttaacatatcctttatagttcaatttgatctttctataactgcttgacctgtaggattgtgtgatatacctgtaatgtgcttaatattataataaacaaaaaaccatttcatttttctagagacataagctggacccctatctgtctttatttgtgcaggtatacccatgatgcccataacttctaataaatgtgtaattactgaACCAGCCTTTTTCttagcttaaagcagttgcctattgaaagcctgaataagtgtcaatggtgtgatgtacatattttaattttccaaattctgcaaagtggaacacatccatcttccagattCCATTCCTTtcagtaccctttgggttagtccctgcaggtagcagtgtttgattatagaaagagcaaatacGGCacataatatgttttgatcaatGCCATTCTCCACCCCTTTTAATTCTTGATCTCCAGTAGTTGATGTAACTTGGGAAGCCTAAAGAGGGGTGACCTTGCttgaggaaatatgtcactgggagAAGGGATTTGGGGTTTCAAAgtctttcattgtttctatttgctCCGTGTTTCTTACTTATGCATCAAGATATGAGCCCTCAGTTTCTGGCTCCAGCTGCTGCCATGATGGTGATGGAACCTCATACCTCTGACATAGTGATCCCCAATAAACTTTCCTTCTGTAggttgctctttcttttttcacaactttattttttagtgCTCCAATGAGCACCAGAGACGTCAAAATTATAAGAGGAAAAGACATATTGACTTGAATAACTTTTACACTGTAGTGTAGATCTTGATGATTTCCAAATTGTTTTTAAgaactatattcttttttttttcatggtttgtttttttttaagaactataTTCTTGAGATGTGACACAGCTAGGTAATGATAACTGAGTACAATCTTTATGACTCACTTAGTAGAAGGTGATAATCAGTTCCAACCAGCTATATtctggcatccacacacatgccagtGGATGAACTTTTCCAGTCccatgtacaaaataaataataaaattttaaaacgcATTCTGTACAAGTAAACTAATAAGGACATTTGATTGCATATATGACTAAAAATCAAATTAATCGCAATcaatattttcatgattttttttcaagcgCAAATGGATGCAGAAGTCAAAACCAGACATCTTCCTATCTAGCTGTTTTAAATTACACatgattctattattttatattaaacacTATTAAGAAGTCACAAGTTCAATATTGAATCTCAACCTTCAGACTGATAGATTCTAACATGTGAAAGGGTTGCATTGCCCAAAAGTTTTATGAGCACAGGCTCCTGAATCCTGGAGCTCGTGAAATGGCCCTTCAAGTAGAGGTGATTACTGCCATGTCTGGAAACCTGAGCCTAAACACCCaagatatacacatatgcactcaaaacaaagaagaaaatataaaattattaaccaCATATACCCTGACTAGACAATAAGCTTTCTAGATTTTTCATGATTGAAAGGCTTTTAAATTTGAgtgttggtatgtaaaaaaaagaacattaaattaTATCTACAGAAGCAAAACCTTATCCTGGGAATCAAGACTGTGTGCTCCATGTTTAAACAGACAAAGGCTAAAACCTCGCGTTCCACAAACAAATGTGAGTTCTCTTTCTGTTGGTTAAACGCCATGTCATTGGTCAACAGTGTGATTTGAGCCTACGTTAGTGGTGTATCCACAAGTGCATTTGAGCTTCCACAGTATTACCAATATTTCATTCATGGTTCAAGTTCATGGGTGTTGAAAACGTGATTGAAAAAAATGGTAAAACTCAGTATTCTTCCCCCAATATCTGATTGGTGAAATGGGTAAGACAGAATAGGTTCTAAAATGTTGATTGGCACAACACATAAAAAGGTTCAATTGGGAGAAATCCACACATAGGTTTACAAAAATATAGGAACTGGTTGTGCCCAGAAAATAAAGTCCAAGTAGAGATAAGAAATTGTATTTTTTGTGTAACTATCAGCTACATGTAAGTTTTAAGTTTCAAAAAATCAAGTTTAAACAGTGCCCCTTCCAGTTAAAATAACATGATAGCATCTTGGGTTTTATCTTCTGTTTTCTTAATAGGCACATAAAGTCAATGAATAAAAATCTATCTGAAACATGGGACAGCAATCAGGCATCAGAAACTGATAATAAAAGTTAATTGTCTGTCCCTAGTAAAGTTCTCCAGGAACCAATCTGCATAGTAAATGGTCCAATGTCAATGTCAGCACACAACTGCCAACTAGGATGCTGGATACTGCTCCAGCCAATCATTCTGAAAGGCTGCTATAAAAAGCAAGGGGTGACTCTGAGCCTTGCCAGTCAGTGTGGTCTGGGCACCTGCAGGGcagacacagacactcacacacaatgaAGGTCATCCTTCTCCTGCTTATGCTCAATCTGCTCGATGTCTCCAGTGTgatgatgaataaaaatatcaaaaagaaggTAGTAGGCCTGCATGGGATGGGGCTGTGGGGGGGTGTTCTtatcagagacagacacaggcagagagacaagAAGACACAGAGGGAGGCATGGGGGACCGTGGggcaagacagacagagagaaagagggaaaagttGGTATTCTCTATATCTGGGAGTGAAGAGTGACAGAGGGGTAGTCTAATGGCTggctttctgaaagaaaaaaacaaagggacagagactaagagatagaaacagaaaggagaatgCTCTGGAAGCTAGCATTCTATacttgtaaaaagaaagaaagagagaaaatggtcTTAAAGGTGGTTTTGGGGGATAGAGACCTAGAGAAATAAAGAGGctaagagataaagagaaaaaagacacagattaatgCTTCTGAAGGTAAGTTttcagtgtgtgcttgtgtggagaaagatgggagagagggaagaatgtTTTGGAAGTAAGTATTCTTTATGTCTATGTGGagagtggcagagagagagagaatggactAAAGCGTGGTTTttcagagagatagagacagaaaccaagagagacactgagagagacatggagagagagacagagagagagaatgtccatCAGTCTTGCACCAAGGGTGAGTTCAACTTTCTACTAAAATCTGTACACCTTCATCTCATCCAGAGATCCCAAAGGCAAACAAGCTGGTTACTAAAGGTCCTTATTTATTTGATTAACAgattaaatcatttatttctcCAACTGCACGTGCCCTTTACCACAATGCATGCCATACATATTAATCATACATATGCCTGATATTACACAGAAGTGTTAAGTGACCAGTAGGGTAAGGTTATCTGAaaagcatgtttttgttttactggacatacatgcaaaacaagATCAGCGTGTCTATTCTTCCTACCTGAATACATTGAGAATATACTTGAATGAAAACTTTCTGAACTTGATCATTGCTAGGGATTTGGGAAACCCTACACCATCTTCAGAGACAGATTGTGAGTATCCAAATTCAGGTGGGAAGGGAGTTATTAATGTGTTCTTATGTGAAGATCACTACACAATTGTTCATAGATGGGTATGAGAGTAGCCTGACCCAGATGAGTATGGAAGAGATTGTTATATGGGGAACTCTATACCATTATTCAGAGAGGGATTTGTGAGTAGCCTGAAACAGGTGGGAGGGGATAAAATCATTATTAGGTTCATTGCTCAGAATATGTACAAACATAAAGAAACTAAGCCACCTAATGCATTATTATAAGTCCAAGTCATGTTTTACCCCATTCAAGCCGAGTCCCAGGCTACTAAACTATCCCCTACTCTTAACTGCCGTGTTTTCAAAGCcacttttttttccagattgAAGGGAATTGGCAAACTGTTTACTTAGCTTCTAGTACTGTGGAGAAGATAAAAGAAGGCTCACCCTTGAGAACCTACTTCCGTCGCATTGAATGTGGGAAGAAATGCAAGCAAATCTACCTCTATTTTTATGTCAAGtaagatataaaacaaaatagaactatCCAGGTTGCGGGATGTCAGCAGAGAAACATGATGTTCTCCGTCAACATTCATGTCAGTGAACACCAACAGCACTAAATAAGGATTCTTAAATCACTTTGTTCTGTATGAGCCAAAAAATCACATATGATAGCCATACTTTTAATTTAGAATGAGTTTATTGAGTGTGTGACAAgccaaagtaaaataataaatatcaaaaggTAGATGATAATTACATATAAATGgcatataaatacatagataatagatatatcAGTACATAGGTGATACATGCATATGGAGGTAGATAAtaattagatagatgatatatatacagacatacagatagatagatagatagatagatagatagatagatagatagatagatagatagcagatATATAAGTGGATAGATAATGGATAGATAggcagatacatacatacatacatacatacatacatacatacatacataggtacatataaataatacataaatagataatagaCCCATCTATCTGGGGTgatcaaagaaaaacacattaagTTGTAAAATGCAGGCAAGAATCCCTATGTTCAAAACCGGCTCCTAGGGGAAGTTAAACAGCATAACACAAtatcaaaaaatatatattacaattgtttaattttctaattatcaGTGCTCAAAAACACTGTTGCGGAGAAGGTAAATTGTCCCAAATAATAATTTCAGTGCTTTTAAACTATCTGGAGATAAGTGAAATTATCCATTGAGGATATACGGCTATCTGTGATTGTGGAAATTTTTATCAAATGTAGTTTATATTTGAAACTTTTCATTCATTAAtggtttatttataattttggttttctgaTACAGAGTCTCTGTAtatcatgctggctttgaactcaacaCAGagtagaaaacaaactttttaattttttatttattatgtatgttggtttttcaagacaaaatttttctgactatcctggaacttgttctgtagaccaggctggcctcaagctcaaggATCTGCCTGACCCTACCTCCCGATTGCTGAGATCaaaagtatgtaccaccacatgCAGCCtactttttaagtttctttttttattattattacttttgagAATGACATTGAACCTCTTCTTCTCCATCAGTGTCCCAAGTGTTAGGATGGCAAGCAATACAAAAATACTTGGCTTGATATTTAAATTTAACACAcctgaaataatttaaaagagcaACAGTTCAAAATCAATTAGGTGAACACACTAACAtgttgaaagagaaataaaattttcatttttaaatacttttttaattaaaacatacttatttcccccttcccttttctccctccaaagctTCTCATATACTCTCCTCCCTTGGTTTCTCTCAAATcttatgtttccttttcttcaattgttcatatacacatatggtcttacatatacaaatataacaTGTTCATTTCATATACTGCTATTGTATAAATATGATCTCAGGGCAACCACTTGGTATTTAAAAACCAAGTggtttgggggaagggagggcttTTCCTCAGGAAAGACTATAAAATAtgctaaaattcatatggaaccacATAAGACTCGGGGTAGCTAAAACAATACTCATCAAAAATAACAGTGCTGGAGGGATCACCATTCCAGATACAAATGATATTTCTTAAAGCACTGAGAATGGACCCCAAGACCTTCAACAGGCATTATGGAACTACATCACCGGACTAAACTGTTagttccattttttctttttggtgtgagcctagcctttaatgactgaaccatctcttcttCCCAGTTATTCCCATTTTTAAGACATAAAGACAAATCTAAGCTGCCGCTGTCAGCTATTCATCACATAGACCTCTGGTAAGTGAATGTAGATTCAAATATATGGCCATTCTTGTGACTCTACGGATCTCCTAATCAGTCAATGGACATCCCAATCTAAATCTCAGAAAACAACTGAAGGCTGATTTTGAGGCTATTTAAATTCACAAGACAATTGTAGTTACAGAATCTATAAGATCAGTGATATTTATGAAaggcaaaaatttaaaacatgattacaGTTTAAATATTAATCCAATGTCTACAAACATTTCTCATTTCAAATTGGGGTTATTGATGACATTTAAGTATGCTATTGATTATATTTAGAAACGATGTCATACAACAACCTGTGCTTATGACAGatatacacatgaaaatgtgGTTAGCACTAAACTGTCCTGTTATTCATGTAGAATCCAAAATCAGGACCCTGGAGCAATCCAAGATAAGACAACATCCATGCATTTGTTTTTCAGGAGAGGAGCCAATTGCCAGCAGTATGAAGTcataggaaagagaaagcaagaatttTACCAGGCACAGTGTGAGTAGAAGATTCCAGGGCAAACGCATGACCCTAATTTTCTTAAATTCAGAATCTTAGTTGTATTTTGCATATCTGGATATCTACATTCCAGTGCAAACATCTCTACAAATTAAAAAAGCAATCTTGGAGAAAGCCCCTTCAATTTCTTCCTTGTCGTTTTGTATCTAATAGCAGACTTTGTTTTGCTGTTatggttgttgtttggttttggttttgttcttaggtgacattttaaaactttaaactgTGTTTGTACCAGGAACACTTCCCTGCTGTAGCTTTAGGCCTAAAATAAATCACAGACATGAGTCTGAAAATGGTTAAAGGAATCAAAAAGTGATTTGGGCATTTCAAAAATGATGCAAAAATTAAGAACTAGGATTTTCTCATTGATTAAAATCACTCCCAGaaattttcaaacataaataTTGTAATGCATAATTATGAACTaactaaatttaataattttattggaaataaaaattatttacaatatgTAAGTGTAATCTTCATGAATAGTCCTATCTTTTTAATTCAGGAATATGGCCTAAAATATGCAGAGGTATCAGTTTAATTTGTCCTTAACACCTGTTTTAAGAGGTGTTAAGaatccttttattattttgtattccaCCATAAATGGTCTATTTAGTCCAATGCAGACCACACATGCCACTGACTCTAGCTGAGTTTATCAGTGAGTTTATTGGACTTAAATACAGGAGCAAGCTCAACTCACATGCAGATACCTCACCAAAAATCCCACACCCTTTTGTGTATTATGTAATTTCAGGAGacattctgtgagtttgaggccagcctggtctacgtatcAAGTTTCAAACCAACCAGGGTCTTGTAAGGAAAATGACTTACCACTGACATGAGAAAGAAGAGTCATCATATCCATGTGGAGGGTCTTATGTCTGTCCCTTCCCCTCTTTAACAAGAAATGTTAGTAAACCGGTGGGTGTGCTGAAGTCACTTACAAGATTTGTATGTGTGACTCAAAGACGGTTGCATTCCTAAGGAGCCCACCCCTGGAAAATGGGTGACACTCCTGGAAGCTGCATCTCTGGAGCTATGTGTAAGGCTAACAGGCAGCTGGGCTAGTCAAAGACTCCTCCGTCAACAGCCGTTTGCTGTTTTCCATAGCTTTGTGGAGTGGCCTACTGaaagttgttcttttaaaaaaaaacttcctgagtTTCATGGGTTATTTACTTCTTGAATCTCATGAGCTTCCAATACACAATGTTCTTGTTTGGAGGAAATTGCTGTGGCATCTGTCCTGTTTCTCTGTCATGTGTCTAAAGAATAGGTAAAGTTAAATAACTGTACCACTAAATGTAATAGGATCCatgaaaatgcatatatataatatatttgttactatatattatataatactatatattatataatcataCAGCTTTTCtcaatatgcatatgtatgtagatTATTCTACCATTAAATTTAATAGGATTCATGAAaaagcatgcacatgtatgtatatacatataatcatACAGATATCCTCAGAAAGTAAAAGGGTTGCAGTAATGATACCTTCTGTGCACCTACACATCCTGGTATCAGGAACATTGCTATCCCAAATCAATATAGGTTCTACATATTTCTAGGTAACAATGAGATACGAGATATGTTTCATATCATAAAGCAGAGTATAAATTTGCTTTCTTAATTCCCTGTCTTGATTGGTTACAACACATGGAGCAGAATATTATGGGCCAGAAACTTAGAATCCATGTATACATCGATAAAGATGCAGTGTGAATGAGCCTGAACATTCATCTTGTAatctttatatgtatttgtatgtatatttcttatCTATCTCAGATGAAGGAAAAACAACATTCATGGTAAAGATGGTGAATGAGAAGATATTGCTGTTTCATTATTTTAACAAGGACCATAGGGGCAAAGTCACACGAGTAGCTGGAATTCTGGGTGAGTTTCACACATGGAACTCATTATCCAAGTATGTTGTTCAAGGACTTGGGTGAGTGCACATTGCTGGGTACAAAGTTCACAGTATGTTCATACATCTGACTCTCTTCTTCATGTtgataaacctctgaaactgtgatgGACAGCTTTAATGAAAAAACTTAGCACAACCCAAAATCCCCTGGGAAGGGTCTGAGTGGGAAATTTCCCACAGCAGACTGGCCTATGGAGGTGTCTTTATTGATTATTGACATAAGAAAACTCCCACTGGAATGAGCTATAACCAGGAAAtttactgcagaaaaaaaaaaccccttctcttccataaattatttttgaaaaagcaTTTGGTGAGAATATTGGACAATGAAATTGATATTGAAAGtttatctgttaaaaaaaataagtacatgcTTCTTCTGTTGAGACATAGAAGATTTCAACAAAATTTCCACACATTTTTTCCAGCATTTCTGAATTACACATCAACCAACCATCATGCCAAGTCTCATGCCAGTGTAGTCTGGGATTTTCGTTTTCTAACAAAGCAGGAATTGAAATATTGCTTGACCACATTAAGTGGGTTTGTTGTTTGAATTCATGTCAACTGAAAACCCTGGCTTTCAGCATTATTGTATTTTGTATAAGACCCTTATTTCCTACCAGAATTAAACCTTTATTAAGTTAATATGAAGGGTTTATATTCCATGGGGGCATGTTCCTCATTAgccaaggtttattttttatgcataCAAGTGTGTTACCCATATTTAGGTGTACCATGGCATTCTTGGTGCATATGATAGCCATAAGATGGCATTAGATCTGGTCGTgcaacactgtgtgtgtgctgggaactgaatgtagGTTCTTAcctattcttaaccactgagtcaaatGTCACTCCTCTAATATTTATGATGATTTCAGATCACTTGGTTCTACCATCTGAGGAAACATCAAGAACCCCTAAGAATGGATTCTAgaatataaatagaaacaaaataatgacatataGTTATGATAATAAAAATGCTACTGCTCAATCATTGTTTTCTGGAATTGCTTTGGAAGCTGTGTAGGAGTTTGGTATATTGAAGTCTacaccccccctcaaaaaaactgTCAATATTACAAGACCAGAAGAACATGGCATGTTACATCCTGGGATCCACACAGTATTTTCATTTCTCAGAAGGACATAGTTTCTCGTTATCAATCTAACGGAAGAAATGGGAGTAATGTTGTGCTTTGGCTCCTCCAGGAGACTCAGCATTGAAAAGTAATTTATTAATGTGCTGGAGCTAATGTTGTGCCCTCTTCTTCCTTATACACTATGAAATGCAGCAAAAGCCAAACAACTGACTAAGGATGAGATGACCCAGTACATGGACTTTGTGGAGGAAATCGGCATTGAGGATGAGAACGTACAACGTGTCCTGGACACAGGTAAAATAGCGACCTGAATGTGTGTGACTTTTCAtgttacattttataataaatgttatgtttttttttaattatctggGGTATTGGAAAATGGCTCTGGGGGAAAGTGCACACAAGCATGAGTACCTGAGTTTTGGATCCCATGTAGAAAGCTAGGAAGGGTGAGGACAGAAGGAGTCATGGAGCTTTCTGGCAACAAATATAACTgaaagatcttgtttcaaaactAATAATGCTTAGGATAAATAAGGAAGATGTTTAAAAGTCAGCCTCTTGCCTATACATGCATGGACTGCACACAGGTGAACTCACATGACTATGGACACACCAATGAACCATGAACACAAAAAATTCTATATGcgggggttggagaggtggctcagaggttaagagcactgactgctcttccagaggtcctgagttcaattcccagcaaccacatggtggctcacaaccatctgtgatgaggcctggtgccctcttctggcctgtaggcaaacatgcaggccaaatggtgtatacataataaatgaatctttaaaaaattctatatGTAATGAAATGACTCCTACTATCATCTGTTCAGATATTCTACTCAAAACCTAGCTTTTCTTTCTGCACTTTCATAAAAATAGCAATATATAGTAatgatatta is a window of Arvicola amphibius chromosome X, mArvAmp1.2, whole genome shotgun sequence DNA encoding:
- the LOC121677039 gene encoding probasin-like encodes the protein MKVILLLLMLNLLDVSSVMMNKNIKKKIEGNWQTVYLASSTVEKIKEGSPLRTYFRRIECGKKCKQIYLYFYVKRGANCQQYEVIGKRKQEFYQAQYEGKTTFMVKMVNEKILLFHYFNKDHRGKVTRVAGILAKAKQLTKDEMTQYMDFVEEIGIEDENVQRVLDTEPPVVPRDLHYEAEYDLKFLILLPPPLTCLDDC